In Lotus japonicus ecotype B-129 chromosome 5, LjGifu_v1.2, one genomic interval encodes:
- the LOC130721128 gene encoding gibberellin 3-beta-dioxygenase 1-like: MFSQYLYTYVLINRTTPTSLSFPSSSFKFYLEMATSTLSEAYRDNPIPLNHIIPLDFSSLRTLPDSHAWPHQPSDNDHDSIPIIDLMDPNAMDLIGLACESWGAFQLKNHGIPLRIIEEVEAEVKRLFDLPSDMKLKALRTSAGTTGYGRARISPFFPKYMWHEGFTIVGFSDDAKKIWPNDYARFCDIMENYQKQMKALAEKLTHMILNLLGVSEDDKKWIGSSNHVGALQLNFYPCCPEPNQALGLAPHTDTSFLTIINQSQTNGLQIFKEGIGWVPVRPLLDTLIVHTGDILHILSNARFHCALHRVTVNGARHRYSTAYFYGPPLDHVVSPLVLNSVACFRALTVKEYIGIKEKNLRGALSLISVFKTE; this comes from the exons ATGTTCTCACAATATTTATATACTTATGTTCTGATCAATCGTACCACACCCACCTCTCTTAGCTTCCCTAGCTCTAGCTTTAAGTTTTACTTAGAAATGGCTACAAGTACTCTCTCAGAAGCCTATAGAGACAACCCTATCCCCCTCAATCATATTATCCCCTTGGACTTTTCATCACTTAGGACCTTACCTGATTCTCATGCATGGCCTCATCAACCTAGTGATAATGATCATGATTCCATACCCATCATAGACCTCATGGATCCAAATGCCATGGATCTCATAGGCCTTGCATGTGAGAGTTGGGGTGCTTTCCAATTGAAGAACCATGGCATACCCTTGAGAATAATTGAGGAGGTTGAAGCAGAGGTAAAGAGGCTCTTTGATCTCCCCTCAGACATGAAGTTGAAGGCCCTCAGAACCTCTGCTGGTACCACTGGTTATGGCAG GGCACGGATATCACCATTCTTCCCCAAGTACATGTGGCATGAAGGGTTCACAATCGTGGGATTTTCTGATGATGCCAAAAAGATCTGGCCTAATGACTATGCACGGTTTTG TGATATAATGGAGAACTACCAGAAACAAATGAAGGCCCTAGCTGAGAAACTAACACACATGATACTCAACTTGTTGGGAGTTTCTGAGGATGACAAGAAGTGGATTGGTTCAAGCAACCATGTTGGTGCGCTTCAGCTTAATTTCTACCCATGTTGTCCCGAGCCGAACCAAGCCTTGGGTCTCGCTCCGCACACGGACACTTCCTTTCTAACAATCATCAACCAGAGCCAAACTAATGGCCTCCAAATCTTCAAGGAAGGTATTGGTTGGGTCCCTGTGCGCCCACTTCTGGACACCCTTATCGTTCACACGGGTGACATTCTCCACATCCTCTCCAACGCGAGGTTCCATTGTGCCTTGCACCGCGTCACGGTGAACGGTGCAAGACACAGGTACTCCACGGCTTATTTCTATGGACCCCCGTTGGATCATGTGGTTTCCCCTTTGGTTCTCAACTCCGTGGCATGTTTTCGTGCTTTGACTGTGAAGGAGTATATTGGCATTAAAGAGAAGAATCTCAGGGGAGCATTgtctttgattagtgtatttAAAACTGAATAA